The Paeniglutamicibacter cryotolerans DNA segment TAGAGCTGCGATATACCTCAGCCATGTAGGCGGCAAATACGAAACCAAGAGCGATGATCGCGGCAACCGAAGGCGTCATGCCTCCGATTGAGATACCGAAATAGATCAAGAACATCCACGACAATGGTGGAATACCACGGGCAATACGTATGTAAGCAACCGCGAACCAGCGGAAGACACGCCTCTTAGACATACGCAAGTATGCGATGAAGATGGCCAGAATTGCGGCGATCCCCAGAGACACTAGCCAGATGAGCAGCGTCTGCTCTAGCGCGCGAGCTACTCCTTCGACGGTCACAGGCTTACCTAGCCTTTCACCGCATTGAGGAACCGACGGGTACGCTCATGCTGTGGATCGCGGAGTACCTGTTGCGCCGAACCTACTTCCACAACCCCACCATCAGCTAGAAATGCGACCTTCGTCGCCACACGTTGGACGAAATCGAGTTCATGTGTAACGAGCACCATGGTGACGTCCTTTTCTGCCAACTCCGAAATCACCGAGCGCACTTCAATACGCAGTTCAGGATCGATGGCAGAAGTCGGCTCATCGAGCAGGAGCACCTTCGGATCTAGTGCAAGCGCCCGAGCAATCGCCACCCGCTGCTGCATACCTCCGGAGAGCTCGGAGGGACGGTGGTTGATGGCATTCTTCAGCCCAACGCGTGTAAGCAAGTCCACGGCGCGGTCTTCTGCTTCGGCTCGACTACGTTTGAGCCCCTGCACTTGAGCGAGCACCACATTATCCAGCGCACTCAAGTTCGGAAACAGATTGAAGTGCTGAAACACCATGCCGAGGGATCGGCGCAGAACTATGAGCTCCTTTGTGTCCAGCAGCACTTTCTCTTTGAACAGCATTTGACCGGCCAGCTGGAGCTCGCCCGAAGTTGGCGTTTCAAGCAGGTTCATGCAACGTAACAGCGTGCTTTTTCCTGTACCGCTTGGCCCAACGAGCCCGAGAATTTCACCACGGCTGACGGACAAAGACACATCGGAGAAGAGTGTCCGATTGCCAAAAGACTTACTCAGACCATGCACTGAGAGGGATTTACGACGCAGCAGCGCTTCGTCTTCGCTGAGCCCTTCTGCTGCCATGAGTGAACTCGGGCCGATGTCTACGCTGAGAGTGTCAGCTGAAATGTGGCCGTTATCTTCGATCATTTTGCATATCTCCCTTGATATGTCCTGCCGGTGATGCGGATCAGGAAACGCGATGTCCTCGTGCCGCAGCTCAGAAGCCTAAATAACCATCTGTTCGCGCTTTCGGATGACTCCGTCCGCAAAGCGGTCCGGTCGCATGCTCGTGGGAACGGCCTCGATATTCCCGCTCACGACCACGTCAGCGACGACACGTCCCACTGCGGGTGCGAGCATCATGCCCCGACCGTTAAGACCGCATGCGAGCACAAGACCAGGAAGATCGCCAACTGGACCAAGGAGCAACTGCTGGTCGGGCGTCACGTCGTAATATCCCGTTACCATCACCGGGAACCGTACGTACGCGAGTGTTTCGATCAGCCGATTCCCCTTGGCAACCAAATCGCGACGTATGGCGGATTCATCGGCCACTGCCCCCTCAGGGAGAGGTACCAGATCAGATGCAAGCACACTGCCATCCGCAAGGTGCTTCACCGCGAAGTGTTCGTCTTGAAAGATGACAAGTGGTTCAATAAGGCGTTCACTGATTGGGTCACTATAGAAGAGGTGGCGAGGCTCAGCCACCAGTGGCAGCTCAACGCCGAGGGGAGCCAAAAGCTTAGCGCTCTCCGCTCCTGCGGCAACGACGACCTTCTTTACGTTCATTGTCTCGCCTGAGCCGAAATGCAGTACCCATCCATCTGCGACACGTTCGAGGCTTTTCACTGCTTCCAAAAGCACTTCTGCCCCCTCGCGCATGGCTCCGGCGGCGAACCCGGCGACGGGAGCTCCGGGGCTGTTGAGATATCCATCCGATCCGTTGAACGAACCGCCAAGGATATGATCGACTGCAAGCCCCGGTACCATCTCCGCAAGCTCATCCGGCGTGAGCATACGAGACTCAACGCCCTGAGCATTCTGCTCCTTCACCGTGGCTCTCAGCGCTTCAAGCGTCTCCGGTTTTGACGCCACAAAGGCGTAGCCGCAGTGAACGAGTTCTGGGTCCTTTTGCGCACCGGTCCGTTCGACGAAATTCTCGTAGAAGCTCTGCGACTCTTTGGCGAGCTCAAAAGTATCGTTGTCTGCCCATTGGGTGCGCACACCTCCCGGCTGAATAGCGGTCATGCCTGAGCCGACACCGACTCGGTCGATCACCACAACGCGCACGCCACGCTGACTCAGATGCCATGCGGTAGCCATCCCGGTTACACCAGCCCCAATAATGGCCACTTCAGGTGCATTATTCACTGTTGTCATTCGAACTCATTTCCTATGTCTTAGGCCTAGTTATTCGAGATGCCGCATTCGACCTCAACCTCGACGAGGGCGCCGGGCGGGATCAGCCGATGGATGTAAAGTGTCGTATTCGCTGGACGCGCCTTATCGAACACTTCGCTATGGGCCCGCGAGGCATCCTCCCAGGATGCTTCCGGCGCCAAATAGAGACGGGTAAAAATAGCGAGATCTTTGCTCCCGCCGAGCTTCTCAGCTGAGGCGAGAGCTGCTTCAAGCGCGTGGCGTGTCTGAGTATAGGTGTCGAGATCTGCCAGTTCTTGCCCGTCGGTGGCTACAGGAGCCGTACCGCTGACGACAACGCGATCACCAATTCGAACAGCGCGACAGTAGCCAGCAAAGTTCTCAAAATAGCTATTGGTGTTGTAACGGTCTAGGCTAACCAAAATCTTACCTTTCTCTGAATATTCTTTTTCCGGGCAACGTAGTAAATATGGAGTCATGTGCGGACCGAAAATAGCCCTTCAAGCTGCTACCGCAGCTTTTTCAGTGCGGTGAGCAGAGCCTCAATATCTTGCTCTGCTGAATATGCATGCAACGACAACCTCAGTCTCTGGCCACGCGGTGATGTACCAATTTGCCGTTCAGCCAGATATTCAGCCAGCGCAACAGGATTCTCATCAACCACAGCAACCTCCGGCCCCCGGTGCGCAATGTCCTTGGGATAATCGAGCTGATAGCCAAGCTCTGTGAGCCCCCCAGCTAGTTGCTCCCGCAGACCGACAACATGCTCCCAAGAATCTTCCACGTCAATTTGCTCGATCATCTCGAACCCCGCGATCCCTGCGTAGGCCGATGGGATCGGGTAGGTTCCGGTCTCAAATCGGCGCGCGTTGTGAGGGTAGTCGACAACTTCTGGGTCGAAAGCGAACGGATTCGTCCTTCCAAACCAGCCTGTCAGCTGCGCAGATCGTTCAACGTTCATGCAGTCCCGTACATACAGCATCGCGATTCCTGGCAGCCCAAGCAGATATTTCAGGTTCCCCGTGACGAGATAATCACAGCCAATACCTGCAGCAGAAAATGGTACGACCCCGGCGCCTTGATAGGCATCAACAAATACCAATGCGCCCACTGAGTGCGCATGCTTGACTACCTGCTCGATCTCCGGCTGCGTACCGTTGATGTAACTCACCAAAGGAATAGAAACGAGCTTGGTGCGTTCATCGATCAGGGGGATCCAGTTCTCCGCGAGCAACGCTGC contains these protein-coding regions:
- a CDS encoding NAD(P)/FAD-dependent oxidoreductase, with translation MTTVNNAPEVAIIGAGVTGMATAWHLSQRGVRVVVIDRVGVGSGMTAIQPGGVRTQWADNDTFELAKESQSFYENFVERTGAQKDPELVHCGYAFVASKPETLEALRATVKEQNAQGVESRMLTPDELAEMVPGLAVDHILGGSFNGSDGYLNSPGAPVAGFAAGAMREGAEVLLEAVKSLERVADGWVLHFGSGETMNVKKVVVAAGAESAKLLAPLGVELPLVAEPRHLFYSDPISERLIEPLVIFQDEHFAVKHLADGSVLASDLVPLPEGAVADESAIRRDLVAKGNRLIETLAYVRFPVMVTGYYDVTPDQQLLLGPVGDLPGLVLACGLNGRGMMLAPAVGRVVADVVVSGNIEAVPTSMRPDRFADGVIRKREQMVI
- a CDS encoding aminotransferase class V-fold PLP-dependent enzyme, with protein sequence MQRMTAGLLSDQAPWETWVGKVEEYRTRAGRFLGVSGENVAVLSCASEGAFQVVSSLDWSGTRNRLVTSDLEFPSVGNVWRAQHDPIEVVNVEGIEAALLAENWIPLIDERTKLVSIPLVSYINGTQPEIEQVVKHAHSVGALVFVDAYQGAGVVPFSAAGIGCDYLVTGNLKYLLGLPGIAMLYVRDCMNVERSAQLTGWFGRTNPFAFDPEVVDYPHNARRFETGTYPIPSAYAGIAGFEMIEQIDVEDSWEHVVGLREQLAGGLTELGYQLDYPKDIAHRGPEVAVVDENPVALAEYLAERQIGTSPRGQRLRLSLHAYSAEQDIEALLTALKKLR
- a CDS encoding Rid family hydrolase; the encoded protein is MTPYLLRCPEKEYSEKGKILVSLDRYNTNSYFENFAGYCRAVRIGDRVVVSGTAPVATDGQELADLDTYTQTRHALEAALASAEKLGGSKDLAIFTRLYLAPEASWEDASRAHSEVFDKARPANTTLYIHRLIPPGALVEVEVECGISNN
- a CDS encoding amino acid ABC transporter ATP-binding protein codes for the protein MIEDNGHISADTLSVDIGPSSLMAAEGLSEDEALLRRKSLSVHGLSKSFGNRTLFSDVSLSVSRGEILGLVGPSGTGKSTLLRCMNLLETPTSGELQLAGQMLFKEKVLLDTKELIVLRRSLGMVFQHFNLFPNLSALDNVVLAQVQGLKRSRAEAEDRAVDLLTRVGLKNAINHRPSELSGGMQQRVAIARALALDPKVLLLDEPTSAIDPELRIEVRSVISELAEKDVTMVLVTHELDFVQRVATKVAFLADGGVVEVGSAQQVLRDPQHERTRRFLNAVKG